Sequence from the Pirellulales bacterium genome:
TCTCGTTGGTGCGACGCCGGCTGCCAGACCGAGTCGAGCTGCTGCGGCATGAACTGACGGCTGACGAACGAGACGTATTTCTCTCGGAGTTGACGCGCCGGCTACTCGATCTGCGAACGGCACTTGGCGGCGGCAACTGTCAGCTTGTCGGGCAGGCGCCCGACTCAGTGGACGTTGCCGCCCGAATTCGCCTCTGGTTGGACGCTTTGCCGTTGCCGCCGTCGATCGCCGCCACGCCCCGCGCCGGACGCCGGTAGCGGAGCGATCTCTCCCTCCCACCATCTTCCGCCGCTTGCGGCGGCGAAGTACGATAGCCCTATCGCCCTCGCCCTGGCTCAGGAGACCCCGCCATGCCCGCCCCACGTTCGCACCGCCGTCAGTTTCTGCAATCCGCTTCCGCATGCGTCGTGGGTGGCCTTGCCGCGCCGGTCTGGCGGGTCCGCGCCGCGGACGCGAAGAACGACCGCTTCGTGGTGGGGGCCATTGGAGTCGGCGGCCAGGGGACGAGCATCGCCGATCGCGCCCGAAAGTTCGGCGACATCGTGGCCGTTTGCGACGTCGATCGCACGCACGCCGAGCGGGCGCGCGACAAATTCGGCGGCAAGGCCGACATCTACGACGACTACCGCAAGCTGCTGGAGCGCAAAGACATCGAGGCCGTGACGATCGGCACACCCGACCATTGGCACACCGCGGTGGCCCTGACGGCGCTTCGAGCGGGCAAAGACGTGTATTGCGAAAAGCCGCTCACGCTGACCATCGATGAAGGCCAACTGCTGATCGAGGCCGTTCACCAGACCGGCCGCGTCTTTCAGGTCGGCACGCAGCAACGCAGCGACGCCCGATTTCGCCAGGCCTGCGAATTGGTGCGCAACGGCCGTCTCGGCAAACTGCAAAAAGTGACCGTCTCGTTGCCGCGCTCGACCAAGGTCGGCGGTCCGTTCATGACGCGTCCGGTGCCCGAATCGCTCGATTGGGAACGTTGGCAAGGCCAGGCGCCCGCGCACGATTACTCGCCGGAGCGCTGCCATCACGATTTTCGCTGGTGGTACGAGTATTCGGGCGGCGTCATGACCGACTGGGGCGCCCACCATATCGACATCGCCCACTGGGCGCTCGGCGTCGAGCACAGCGGCCCGCTCACGATCGAGGGCAAGTTGAGCGACGCCGAACGAAAGCGGATCGACGAGGCCCAGCGCACCAACTCGTTCAACA
This genomic interval carries:
- a CDS encoding Gfo/Idh/MocA family oxidoreductase, which gives rise to MPAPRSHRRQFLQSASACVVGGLAAPVWRVRAADAKNDRFVVGAIGVGGQGTSIADRARKFGDIVAVCDVDRTHAERARDKFGGKADIYDDYRKLLERKDIEAVTIGTPDHWHTAVALTALRAGKDVYCEKPLTLTIDEGQLLIEAVHQTGRVFQVGTQQRSDARFRQACELVRNGRLGKLQKVTVSLPRSTKVGGPFMTRPVPESLDWERWQGQAPAHDYSPERCHHDFRWWYEYSGGVMTDWGAHHIDIAHWALGVEHSGPLTIEGKLSDAERKRIDEAQRTNSFNTAGEFTVDLIYPAGVLVRVVLGDEGVSFEGDQARLYVNRGRITGKPVEELAERPLPADAVRLYESHDHMGNFFDCIRTRKQPISDVASQHRSVSACHLANLSLRLGRKLTWDAAKEKFVGDHEANGMLGRPQRAPYELA